Genomic DNA from Enterococcus saccharolyticus subsp. saccharolyticus:
CAATATCAGAATAGGCATCTGGATTTCCGGCAGCGAGTGAACCACCAAGGAAAAGCCCTTGGACAGATGTTTGTTTTTCAGCTAAAGTTTGGACACGATCGAGTAACTGATTACGAGCTTCGATGAGTGATTTTTCGTTCATATAAAAGCAACTCCTTTTTAAATGATTGTACCACAGAAAAAAATGTTGTTTATTCATTGACAGTCTATGGGAAATTTGATATGATATAAAAGTTGAGAAATGAAAGCAGAAGCACCCGCTTCTCGCCTGAGTGAATAAATTGCTGGGCAGAATAGGATTCCGACTAATTGATTAGCTGGGGTACGCGCGGGTTCTTGTAGAAGAACTCGTTTTTTTATTGCCATAATGGTAATTCTTTCTTTCTCTCAAATAACTTGGAGGTGAATGACCATAGCTAAAGATATGATGGTAAATGACGGCATTCGTGCAAGAGAACTACGCTTGATTGATCAAAACGGTGAACAATTAGGAGTTAAATCTAAAGCAGAAGCATTAAGTATTGCTGAGAGAGCAAATCTAGATGTAGTATTAGTGGCTCCAAATGCGAAACCACCAGTTGCGCGAATTATGGACTACGGTAAATATCGTTTTGAACAACAGAAAAAAGAACGTGAAGCCCGTAAGAAGCAAAAAGTAATTAATATTAAAGAAGTGCGCTTAAGTCCAACGATCGACGTAAATGATTTCAATACTAAATTGCGTAATGCACGAAAATTCTTAGAAAAAGGCGATAAAGTGAAAGCTTCTATCCGTTTCAAAGGACGTGCCATTACCCATAAAGAGATTGGTCAAAGAGTTCTAGATCGTTTAGCAGAAGAAACTACTGATATTGCAACAGTAGAACAAAAAGCGAAAATGGATGGACGAAGCATGTTCTTAGTGCTTGCACCTAAAAACGAAAAATAAAACTGATTAACGAAAGATTTTGAGGAGGAAATTAGTTATGCCAAAACAAAAAACTCACCGCGGATTAGCAAAACGTGTTAAACGTACTGGCGGAGGCGGATTAAAACGCGCTCGTGCTTTTACTAGCCATAGATTCCACGGAAAAACTAAAAAACAACGTCGTCAATTACGTAAAGCACGTATGGTATCAAGTGGCGATTTCAAACGTATCCGTCAACAATTAGCAAGAATGAAATAAACCAATTACTAGATTTGATATATATTAGGAGGAATTAAACATGGCACGTGTTAAAGGTGGAACAGTAGCTCGTAAACGTCGTAAAAAAGTGCTTAAATTAGCAAAAGGATATTACGGTTCAAAACATACTTTATTTAAAACAGCTCAAGAACAAGTAATGAAATCATATAGTTATGCATATCGCGATCGTCGTCAGAAAAAACGCGACTTCCGCAAATTATGGATTGCACGTATCAACGCTGCAGCTCGTATGAATGGCTTAAGCTATTCTAAATTAATGCACGGTTTGAAAGTTGCTGAAATCGACATCAACCGCAAAATGTTAGCTGATTTAGCTGTAAACGATGCTTCTGCATTTACTGCATTAGCTGACCAAGCTAAATCTGCATTAGCTAAATAATAACAGTGTCCTCACTATTTTAATAGTGGGGATTTTTTTAGCAAAAAAATAAAAAGAAAAACAGGTTCATTTCAAAAAAATTCTGCTTTTCTGTTATGACAAATGAATCTCACTTCATTTTTTTAGTCCAAACCAATACGTAACTAGCCCCAAGCTTAAAGCAATAAGTGCACATAGTAATAAAGGAAAATAATAAAAATACATAAAATATTTTCCAATAAATAAAAGTAAAAAGAAGATTAACGCTAGTGAGACATACATTGTTGCTGAAATTATCCACATAAAAAATCCTCCTTAGATTGATAGCTTTTCTTCATTATAAATGAAAACTAGCATTGTAAACGTTTATTACCCAAACGTCGTAAATCCATCCCTGAACGTCAAAAATAATCATTATTGAAAGGCTTTCTTCTGTGATACAATAGCGATAATAGGAGGTCACACATGCAAAAAGTAAATTTTTTGGTTTTTGATAATTTTGAAACTCTTGATTTATTTGGCGTTGTTGAGATTTTTGGTCGCTTAAAAGAAACCTATGAATTAACATTTGTTTCTTTGAAAGGTGGAGTGGTTACAAGTAGTCAACAAACACCGATTGTTACTGAACCAATTTCGACACTTGATCCTTCTGGTATTTTGGTTGTTCCGGGAGGTTTGGGAACGAGAAAATTAGTTTTGGATATGCAATGGTTGGCGCATTTAAAAGAATTAAGCGTGCAAGCAGCATACGTGTTAACGATTTGCACAGGTTCGGCTTTGTTGGCTAAAACAGGATTGATTGATGGAAAGCAAGCAACCAGCAATAAACGGGCATTTGATTGGGTTATGTCGACCAATCAAGCCGTTAAATGGCAACGAAAAGCACGTTGGGTTGTTGCTGACAAGTATTATACTTCTTCTGGCGTCTCGGCTGGAATGGATATGGCATTAGGCTTTATTGCCGATCAACATGGCAAAGCCTGTGCTCAAAAAATTGCTTATGATATCGAATATGTTTGGAACGATTGTCCAGACGAAGACTTTTTTGTTGGAAATAAGGAGGAAAACGATGAAAAATAATTAAAATTTTGTTGCAGAAAAATATCAAAATCAGGCGGAATATGTGCCTGTTGCTGAAAACATTTATCAATTTGGAAATGAATATGTAACAAGTTTTTCATTTGAACCTGAACCTGAGCTTGGAGAAGAAAAAGTAGGCAGTTTATATGGACCGTATGTCATTGAAGATTTATTGGATACCTATAGCTCATATGTTTCGGATTTTTACGATACATTAAATAAAAAGAATGAACAAGAATGTTACTTTGAAGTGGCTGGTGATTTAGAAGAAGTCCAACAATCGAGAGAAATTATTGGCAAACACGTGTATCATCAAACGATTGAAGAAAAATGAGAAAACTACTTGTTACATAGGCAATGATTTGTGATAATTTCAATTTGGGAACGATAAATAAACTATAGCTAGCTAAAATCATTCCTAAAATCAAAGCGCCACAGGCATCAGCTAATGTCCCGCTGAAAATATAACAAAAACTTGCACTACCAAACATATACACTACAAATTTTAAAGGCACACTGCTGAACGATTCTTGTTGGATGATGGTTAGTTGTTTTCTTGCTTCGGTCGGTCCGATTTTTCCTTCTGTAATATGGCGCGACAAGGTATTGATGGCATCAATTCGTCCCAATGAAATGGGTGAAATCGGGGTGTCACGTACTTTTGCATGAACGTTTTTGGCATTCGGATGTGAGGTTAAGAAAATGCCATGAATCGAGACATAACTATCAAAATTTTCTAGCCCAAACGCTTGCGCAATATGGGTGATGGTTGATTCTACCCGTTTGACTTCTGCTCCGTTTTTTAATAACGTTTCACCAATATCGTAGACGAGATCAAAACGTTCTTGCTGATCCACTTTCATTCAGTCCTCTCATAAGTTTTCAAGATATTCTACTATCAGATGAAAAAAAAGCAAAAATCAAAACCTCCAGTGTGAACTGGAGGTTTGTTCTTCGGCTGAAAGCCTCTTTTACCGGCCATAGCCTAAAAGGCTTCCTGAACGGTTTCCCACTTGCACCACTTTTACTCACTGATCCTTAAAGAATCTCTTTCACTTCTTCTTGTTTTTTTGTCCTGTAAACGGATCATACTCTTCAAACAATGTTAGCTGATCTGCTACATAATCTTCTTGTACTTGATTCCGAATGTATTCTTCGATCTGCTTCTTATTTCTTCCTACTGTATCCACGTAATACCCTCTACACCAAAATTTTCGGTTCCCATACCGATACTTCAAATTCGCATGTCTGTCAAAAATCATTAAGCTACTCTTGCCTTTTAAATAGCCTACAAAACCTGATACACTATATTTTGGTGGGATACTTACGAGTAAGTGGATATGATCTTTGCACGCATTTGCTTCGATGATCTCCACTCCTTTTCTTTCACATAATGTTCGGATGATCTCACCTATACTTTTCTTATACTTTCCATAAATCACTTGTCGTCTATATTTTGGTGCAAAAACAATGTGGTACTTACATTTCCATGTCGTGTGTGATAAACTTTCATTAGCCTTTTTCATAATAGGCACCTCCTAAATTGATGGATGTGGTGGTCGGGAAACCAATTTCATCTTATCATTTTTGGGAGGCTTTTTTAATACCTCGCTGGAAGCTCTTTGGAACCCCCGGCTTAGCCAGGGGTTTTCAATACACATAAATAAAAGGAGCTGTACTATCAGCTCCTTGCAGAATAATCTAACGAAACACTGATGCCTCCTGTGTTGTTTCGATCGTTAGGTGTTAGTTGCTAATCGTTTTCTTTGTCTAATGTTTCATGTAAATGGAAGGCTTTATTATAAAACTCTAAACCAATCGTCATAATCCAAGCAGCAAATAGTCCCAATAAGCTACCTAACACAATCCCAACAAAACGATCTTGCAAAAGCGAAGTCACATATTGATGTTTAATTAAAGCTGCTAACATCAGAGACATTGGCGTGATAAAAAAGTTTGCTAAGGCGTAATTAGAACGAATCGAACATTCAACAATCACATATAACGCCGTAATGGTTAATAATGTTTGGATTGTAGTTAAGGGAAGACTAAGTAATAAAGCAGCAATGCCAATACCAATTGTTGTGCCAAAAATTCGTTGAATATTGCGATGCAACATAGCACGTAAATTATCGCCTTGCAAGATAGCGGCGGTCGAAACAACTAACCAATACGGATTGTTTAGTTGTAATCCTTGGCTTAGATAGACAGCAAAAAATAACATTCCAGAATAAA
This window encodes:
- the infC gene encoding translation initiation factor IF-3, whose protein sequence is MTIAKDMMVNDGIRARELRLIDQNGEQLGVKSKAEALSIAERANLDVVLVAPNAKPPVARIMDYGKYRFEQQKKEREARKKQKVINIKEVRLSPTIDVNDFNTKLRNARKFLEKGDKVKASIRFKGRAITHKEIGQRVLDRLAEETTDIATVEQKAKMDGRSMFLVLAPKNEK
- the rpmI gene encoding 50S ribosomal protein L35; this encodes MPKQKTHRGLAKRVKRTGGGGLKRARAFTSHRFHGKTKKQRRQLRKARMVSSGDFKRIRQQLARMK
- the rplT gene encoding 50S ribosomal protein L20; its protein translation is MARVKGGTVARKRRKKVLKLAKGYYGSKHTLFKTAQEQVMKSYSYAYRDRRQKKRDFRKLWIARINAAARMNGLSYSKLMHGLKVAEIDINRKMLADLAVNDASAFTALADQAKSALAK
- a CDS encoding DJ-1/PfpI family protein — translated: MQKVNFLVFDNFETLDLFGVVEIFGRLKETYELTFVSLKGGVVTSSQQTPIVTEPISTLDPSGILVVPGGLGTRKLVLDMQWLAHLKELSVQAAYVLTICTGSALLAKTGLIDGKQATSNKRAFDWVMSTNQAVKWQRKARWVVADKYYTSSGVSAGMDMALGFIADQHGKACAQKIAYDIEYVWNDCPDEDFFVGNKEENDEK
- a CDS encoding threonine/serine exporter family protein, with amino-acid sequence MKVDQQERFDLVYDIGETLLKNGAEVKRVESTITHIAQAFGLENFDSYVSIHGIFLTSHPNAKNVHAKVRDTPISPISLGRIDAINTLSRHITEGKIGPTEARKQLTIIQQESFSSVPLKFVVYMFGSASFCYIFSGTLADACGALILGMILASYSLFIVPKLKLSQIIAYVTSSFLIFLQSFDDTRVCQ
- the tnpA gene encoding IS200/IS605 family transposase is translated as MKKANESLSHTTWKCKYHIVFAPKYRRQVIYGKYKKSIGEIIRTLCERKGVEIIEANACKDHIHLLVSIPPKYSVSGFVGYLKGKSSLMIFDRHANLKYRYGNRKFWCRGYYVDTVGRNKKQIEEYIRNQVQEDYVADQLTLFEEYDPFTGQKNKKK